A DNA window from Desertibacillus haloalkaliphilus contains the following coding sequences:
- a CDS encoding YggS family pyridoxal phosphate-dependent enzyme yields the protein MTVQENLQTINEQIHAACQRVGRDPKEVKVIAVTKYVSEETTREALDAGIEHIGENRVEGGLDKWEALGSRGTWHFIGSLQSKKVKKVIGKFTYFHSLDRISLAKEIQKRAEEDDIVRCFVQVNVSGEESKAGLEPDEVIEFIESLAQFPAIKVVGLMTMAPFVEDIEETRPVFRGLCALQKKVQALHLSHAPCDELSMGMSNDYTVAIEEGATFIRLGSSLVGNEMNE from the coding sequence TTGACAGTTCAAGAAAATCTTCAAACAATCAACGAGCAAATTCACGCAGCATGTCAACGTGTAGGCCGTGATCCAAAGGAAGTGAAGGTCATAGCCGTCACGAAGTATGTAAGTGAAGAGACAACACGTGAGGCCCTTGATGCTGGGATTGAACATATTGGTGAAAACCGCGTAGAAGGGGGCCTTGATAAATGGGAAGCACTAGGTTCTAGAGGAACATGGCATTTTATTGGCTCCCTTCAATCGAAAAAGGTTAAAAAAGTGATTGGGAAATTCACATATTTTCATTCCCTCGATCGCATCAGTTTAGCGAAAGAAATTCAAAAACGAGCGGAAGAGGATGACATCGTTCGTTGTTTTGTGCAAGTGAATGTTTCAGGTGAGGAGTCAAAGGCTGGGCTTGAACCTGATGAGGTGATTGAATTTATTGAGTCGCTAGCTCAATTTCCAGCTATTAAAGTAGTCGGTTTAATGACAATGGCACCTTTTGTGGAAGATATTGAAGAAACGAGACCTGTTTTTAGGGGCTTGTGTGCTTTACAAAAAAAGGTACAAGCTCTTCACTTATCTCATGCACCATGTGATGAATTATCAATGGGGATGTCTAATGATTATACGGTGGCGATTGAGGAAGGTGCGACTTTTATCCGTTTAGGTTCTTCGTTAGTTGGCAATGAAATGAATGAATAA
- a CDS encoding cell division protein SepF gives MGLKSKFKRFFELDDYEEVENYEEESSEAVNINERRDEKKAPGKQNVVSLQSVQQSAKVMLIEPRTYEETQEIADQLKNRKAVIINLQRISHDQAKRIVDFLSGTVYAIGGDIQKLGTNIFLCTPDNVDVSGTITEMLQDRYDT, from the coding sequence ATGGGGCTTAAATCCAAGTTTAAACGCTTTTTTGAATTAGATGATTATGAAGAAGTGGAAAATTATGAAGAAGAGTCATCTGAGGCAGTAAATATCAATGAACGTCGAGATGAAAAGAAAGCACCAGGAAAACAAAACGTTGTCAGCTTACAGAGTGTACAGCAATCAGCTAAAGTGATGTTAATTGAACCTCGAACCTATGAAGAAACACAAGAAATTGCTGATCAGTTAAAAAACCGCAAGGCTGTAATCATTAACCTGCAACGGATTTCGCATGATCAAGCGAAACGAATTGTCGATTTTTTAAGCGGAACAGTGTATGCTATAGGAGGAGATATTCAAAAGCTTGGGACAAATATCTTCCTTTGTACACCTGATAATGTAGATGTATCAGGAACCATAACAGAAATGCTGCAAGATCGATATGATACATAG
- the pgeF gene encoding peptidoglycan editing factor PgeF, whose amino-acid sequence MKEPFVQKANLYLTIPEWEVLDHRLVVGFSTRNGGHSHAPYDTLNFGLHVGDRDTHVMNNRKELGKELNIGMDDWVLGEQVHQAVIQNVSEADKGSGVYSLDTSIANVDGLYTRSPNVLLASVFADCVPVYFFAPKHGLIGIAHAGWKGTVATITAKMIECWVEDELIPVSDIYVVIGPAISKEAYEVDERIITKIDEQLASDERRPYKRTNHGTFQLDLKECNKRQLLKAGIKEEQIQISSYCTATEKELFFSHRREGGKKTGRMIGFIALKNDE is encoded by the coding sequence GTGAAGGAACCGTTTGTTCAAAAAGCGAATCTATATTTAACCATACCAGAATGGGAAGTGTTGGATCATCGACTTGTTGTCGGTTTTTCAACGAGAAATGGTGGGCATAGTCATGCTCCGTACGATACGTTAAACTTTGGGCTACATGTTGGTGATCGGGATACACATGTGATGAACAATCGAAAAGAACTTGGAAAAGAATTGAACATAGGGATGGATGATTGGGTGCTTGGTGAGCAAGTGCACCAGGCGGTGATACAAAACGTGAGTGAGGCTGATAAAGGTTCAGGCGTTTATTCGCTTGATACGTCGATCGCAAACGTTGATGGATTATATACACGCAGCCCAAACGTTTTGTTAGCAAGTGTATTTGCCGATTGTGTACCTGTTTACTTTTTTGCCCCAAAGCATGGGCTAATTGGAATTGCTCATGCCGGCTGGAAAGGAACGGTGGCAACAATTACTGCTAAGATGATCGAGTGTTGGGTGGAGGATGAACTTATACCAGTGTCGGATATTTATGTTGTGATTGGTCCTGCCATCAGCAAAGAGGCCTATGAAGTTGATGAACGCATCATTACTAAGATTGATGAGCAATTAGCAAGTGATGAGAGACGTCCGTATAAACGAACGAACCATGGCACTTTTCAGTTAGACTTAAAGGAATGTAATAAGCGACAGCTGTTAAAAGCAGGCATAAAAGAGGAGCAAATACAAATCTCTTCATACTGTACTGCAACGGAAAAAGAACTTTTCTTCTCTCACCGTCGAGAAGGTGGGAAGAAGACAGGAAGAATGATTGGATTTATTGCTTTAAAAAATGACGAATGA
- the ileS gene encoding isoleucine--tRNA ligase codes for MDYKETLLMPKTEFPMRGNLPKREPEMQEKWESQKIYEKVQGRTEGRPLFILHDGPPYANGDIHMGHALNKILKDFIVRYKSMAGFHAPYVPGWDTHGLPIETALTKNGKVDRKSMTVAEFRKLCEEYALEQIDRQREQFKRLGVRGDWDNPYVTLTKEYEAQQIKVFGDMAKKGYIYKGKKPVYWSPSSESALAEAEIEYHDKRSPSIYVAFPVKDGKDVLTGDEKIVIWTTTPWTIPANLGISVHPDLEYSVVKVGEDKFVVASGLFETLVKELEWENHEVVSTFKGHKLEHVKAQHPFYERESLVMLGEHVTLDAGTGCVHTAPGHGEDDYIVGQKYNLDVLCPVDDKGKMTAEAPGFEGLFYDAANKPITEKLQEVGALLKLSFMTHSYPHDWRTKKPVIFRATAQWFASIKDFREDLLEAIKGVEWIPEWGETRLFNMVRDRGDWCISRQRAWGVPIPIFYGEDGEEIVTDETINHVSDLFREHGSNIWFEWETKDLLPEGYTSPHSPNGTFTREMDIMDVWFDSGSSHQAVLVEREELQRPADLYLEGSDQYRGWFNSSLSTSVAVTGQSPYKGVLSHGFALDGDGRKMSKSLGNVVVPNNVMKQLGADILRLWVASVDYQADVRVSDKILKQVSEVYRKIRNTFRFLLGNLNDFDPTVHTVQRENLTEMDQYMLIKLNDVIERVTKAYDNYQFSTVYHTIHNFCTIELSSFYMDIAKDTLYIHHADSEERRAIQTVMYEILVTLTKLVSPILSHTADEVWSFIPNVSEESVQLTDMPKVESFEQADTLKGKWDHIMTVRDDVLKALENARNEKVIGKSLTAAITLYPNQEVKQLLEALPSLHKLFIVSKVSIAGEQTDAPAEAEQFEELAIVVKKADGETCERCWVVSPTVGENDEHPSLCSDCATTVSAHY; via the coding sequence ATGGATTACAAAGAAACCTTATTGATGCCAAAAACAGAATTTCCAATGCGTGGGAATTTACCGAAACGTGAACCTGAAATGCAAGAGAAGTGGGAAAGTCAAAAGATATATGAGAAAGTGCAAGGACGTACAGAAGGGAGACCGTTGTTTATTTTGCATGATGGACCTCCGTATGCAAATGGTGATATCCATATGGGACATGCCCTAAATAAAATCCTCAAAGATTTTATTGTTCGCTATAAATCAATGGCAGGATTCCATGCGCCATATGTTCCGGGCTGGGATACACACGGCCTTCCAATTGAAACAGCATTAACGAAAAACGGCAAAGTCGATCGTAAATCAATGACTGTTGCTGAGTTTCGGAAGTTATGTGAGGAATATGCTCTTGAACAAATTGATCGTCAGCGTGAGCAATTTAAACGATTAGGTGTTCGTGGGGATTGGGACAATCCATATGTGACACTTACGAAAGAATACGAAGCGCAGCAAATTAAAGTATTTGGTGATATGGCGAAGAAAGGCTATATTTACAAAGGGAAAAAGCCGGTCTATTGGTCACCATCGTCTGAGTCTGCCTTAGCAGAAGCGGAAATTGAATACCATGACAAACGATCTCCTTCCATTTATGTTGCTTTTCCAGTGAAAGATGGTAAAGACGTGCTAACAGGAGATGAAAAGATTGTTATCTGGACGACGACGCCATGGACGATTCCAGCAAACTTGGGGATCTCTGTTCATCCTGATTTAGAGTATAGCGTGGTGAAAGTCGGCGAAGATAAGTTTGTTGTTGCCTCAGGTCTATTTGAAACATTGGTCAAGGAATTAGAATGGGAAAACCATGAGGTCGTTAGCACATTTAAAGGCCATAAACTCGAGCATGTCAAGGCACAACATCCATTTTATGAACGTGAATCTCTCGTTATGCTTGGAGAACATGTAACATTAGATGCTGGTACGGGCTGTGTTCACACGGCTCCCGGACACGGGGAAGATGACTATATTGTTGGACAAAAATATAACCTAGACGTATTGTGTCCAGTTGACGATAAAGGGAAAATGACAGCTGAGGCGCCTGGTTTTGAAGGTTTATTCTATGATGCTGCGAATAAGCCGATTACTGAAAAATTACAAGAAGTTGGTGCTTTATTAAAACTGTCATTTATGACACATTCCTACCCACATGATTGGAGAACAAAGAAGCCAGTCATCTTTAGAGCGACAGCGCAATGGTTCGCTTCCATTAAAGACTTCCGTGAGGACTTATTAGAAGCGATCAAAGGTGTTGAGTGGATCCCGGAATGGGGGGAAACACGCTTGTTTAATATGGTCAGAGACCGTGGTGATTGGTGTATTTCAAGACAACGTGCATGGGGCGTACCGATCCCAATCTTTTATGGGGAGGACGGTGAAGAGATTGTGACCGATGAAACGATCAATCATGTCTCAGACTTATTTAGAGAACATGGATCTAACATCTGGTTTGAGTGGGAGACTAAAGATCTTCTTCCTGAAGGGTATACGTCACCTCACAGCCCGAATGGTACGTTTACACGTGAAATGGATATTATGGACGTTTGGTTTGACTCTGGTTCTTCACACCAAGCTGTCCTAGTGGAGCGTGAGGAACTACAACGTCCTGCAGACCTTTATTTAGAAGGATCAGATCAATATCGAGGTTGGTTTAACTCATCGTTATCAACTAGTGTGGCTGTTACTGGTCAATCTCCATACAAAGGGGTATTAAGTCACGGTTTTGCATTAGATGGTGATGGACGTAAGATGAGTAAGTCATTAGGTAATGTGGTTGTACCAAACAATGTTATGAAGCAATTAGGAGCTGACATTTTACGTCTGTGGGTAGCTTCGGTTGACTACCAAGCGGATGTTCGCGTCTCAGATAAGATCTTAAAGCAAGTCTCAGAAGTATATCGTAAGATTCGTAATACATTCCGTTTCTTGCTTGGGAACTTAAACGATTTTGACCCTACGGTTCACACGGTCCAAAGGGAAAATCTTACTGAGATGGATCAATATATGCTAATCAAGTTAAACGATGTGATTGAGCGTGTAACGAAGGCTTATGATAACTATCAATTTTCAACGGTTTATCACACGATCCATAACTTCTGTACGATTGAATTAAGCTCTTTTTACATGGATATTGCAAAAGATACACTTTATATTCATCATGCAGATAGTGAGGAACGTCGTGCGATTCAGACGGTTATGTATGAGATTCTAGTCACACTTACTAAGCTTGTCTCTCCAATTTTATCTCATACCGCCGATGAGGTATGGTCGTTCATTCCTAATGTGAGTGAAGAGAGTGTGCAATTAACGGACATGCCAAAAGTTGAGTCTTTCGAACAAGCAGACACATTAAAGGGAAAATGGGATCACATCATGACTGTTCGTGATGATGTATTAAAAGCACTGGAAAATGCTCGTAATGAAAAGGTGATCGGGAAGTCATTAACCGCAGCGATTACACTATATCCGAATCAAGAAGTTAAGCAGCTGCTAGAAGCCTTGCCAAGTCTTCATAAGCTCTTTATCGTATCGAAAGTGAGCATTGCTGGAGAGCAAACGGATGCACCAGCTGAGGCTGAACAATTTGAGGAATTAGCGATCGTTGTTAAAAAAGCAGATGGAGAGACTTGTGAACGTTGTTGGGTTGTCTCACCAACAGTTGGAGAAAACGATGAACATCCATCGTTATGCTCTGATTGCGCAACAACTGTTTCGGCTCATTATTAA
- a CDS encoding YlmC/YmxH family sporulation protein has product MMKISDMQTKDIVNIDDGSRLGNLGDLDINLYTGQIEAIIINGTGKMMSFFGKQDEVIIPWSNIIKIGADCILVQLPPSGTVTSE; this is encoded by the coding sequence ATGATGAAAATATCAGATATGCAAACCAAAGATATTGTCAATATTGACGATGGCAGCCGATTAGGAAATTTAGGTGATCTTGATATTAATTTATATACAGGTCAAATTGAAGCGATTATTATTAATGGGACTGGGAAGATGATGAGTTTTTTTGGTAAACAAGATGAGGTCATTATTCCGTGGAGCAACATTATCAAGATCGGTGCAGATTGCATTCTCGTTCAATTACCACCAAGTGGAACAGTGACAAGTGAATAA
- the pyrR gene encoding bifunctional pyr operon transcriptional regulator/uracil phosphoribosyltransferase PyrR, with the protein MSQERVILDDQAIRRALTRIAHEIIERNKGIDDCVLVGIKTRGIYLANRLAERIEQIEGSSVPVGEVDITLYRDDLTVKTTSEEPLLKGTDVPTDITDRKVILIDDVLYTGRTVRAALDALIDLGRPSQIQLAVLVDRGHRELPIRPDYIGKNVPTSKSEIITVTLKEIDEIDGVTII; encoded by the coding sequence ATGAGTCAAGAGAGAGTGATCTTAGATGACCAGGCGATTCGTCGTGCTTTAACACGGATTGCTCATGAAATTATTGAACGGAATAAGGGCATCGATGATTGTGTGTTAGTTGGGATTAAAACGAGGGGTATTTATCTAGCCAATAGACTGGCTGAGCGGATTGAACAAATTGAAGGCTCTAGCGTTCCTGTTGGAGAGGTAGATATTACCCTTTATCGTGATGATCTCACGGTGAAAACGACGAGTGAAGAGCCGTTACTGAAAGGAACGGATGTACCGACCGATATTACAGATCGTAAGGTGATTTTAATTGATGACGTTCTGTATACTGGACGAACGGTACGAGCAGCCTTAGACGCTTTGATTGATTTAGGAAGACCATCACAAATTCAACTCGCAGTATTAGTTGATCGCGGGCACCGTGAATTGCCGATCCGTCCAGATTATATCGGGAAAAATGTCCCAACATCAAAAAGTGAAATTATAACTGTCACATTAAAAGAAATTGATGAAATCGATGGAGTGACGATTATTTAA
- the sigE gene encoding RNA polymerase sporulation sigma factor SigE: MLKLKVTLFWYRFLYKIGVKADEIYYIGGSEALPPPLSKEEEAHLLSKLNSGDQAVRSMLIERNLRLVVYIARKFENTGINIEDLISIGTIGLIKAVNTFNPEKKIKLATYASRCIENEILMYLRRNNKIRSEVSFDEPLNIDWDGNELLLSDVLGTEEDIITRGIEDKVDRKLLVKALHTLNDREKQIMELRFGLAGDEEKTQKDVADMLGISQSYISRLEKRIIKRLRKEFNKMV, encoded by the coding sequence ATGTTGAAGCTGAAGGTTACATTATTTTGGTACAGATTTCTATATAAAATTGGGGTCAAAGCTGATGAAATTTATTATATTGGCGGTAGTGAGGCCTTACCACCTCCGCTTTCTAAAGAAGAAGAAGCGCACCTGTTAAGTAAATTAAATTCTGGGGATCAAGCGGTTCGTTCGATGCTTATTGAAAGAAACTTGCGATTGGTTGTTTATATCGCACGTAAATTTGAAAATACAGGAATAAACATAGAAGATTTAATCAGTATCGGTACAATTGGTTTAATTAAAGCTGTCAATACGTTTAATCCAGAAAAGAAAATTAAGCTCGCAACTTATGCCTCACGTTGTATCGAGAATGAAATTTTAATGTACTTACGACGAAACAATAAAATTCGCTCAGAAGTATCATTTGATGAACCACTTAACATTGACTGGGATGGCAATGAACTACTGCTTTCAGATGTGCTCGGAACTGAAGAGGATATCATTACGAGAGGGATCGAAGATAAGGTTGATCGCAAGTTGTTAGTAAAAGCACTTCATACGTTAAATGATCGCGAAAAACAGATTATGGAACTTCGATTCGGACTAGCTGGTGATGAAGAAAAAACACAAAAAGATGTCGCTGATATGTTAGGGATATCACAATCATACATTTCACGATTGGAAAAGCGAATCATCAAGCGTCTACGGAAAGAATTTAATAAAATGGTGTAA
- a CDS encoding DivIVA domain-containing protein yields the protein MPLTPLDIHNKEFNRGFRGYDEDEVNEFLDQVIKDYEAVLREKKELFERVTELDEKLEHFKNIEETLNKSILVAQESAEEVRRNAEKEAQLIVKEAEKNADRIINDSLAKSRKISMDIEELKKQSSVYKMRFKMLIEAQLEMLKSDDWDELSQSMEEELIKE from the coding sequence GTGCCTTTAACCCCACTAGATATTCATAATAAGGAATTTAATCGTGGATTTCGTGGCTATGATGAGGATGAGGTTAACGAATTTTTAGATCAAGTGATAAAGGATTACGAAGCAGTCCTACGTGAAAAAAAAGAGTTATTTGAGCGGGTAACAGAACTCGATGAGAAGCTAGAACACTTTAAAAATATTGAAGAGACATTAAATAAATCAATTCTTGTCGCTCAGGAATCCGCCGAAGAGGTAAGAAGAAATGCTGAGAAGGAAGCTCAGTTGATCGTAAAAGAGGCCGAGAAAAATGCGGATCGGATTATTAATGATTCGCTTGCAAAATCAAGAAAGATTTCAATGGATATTGAAGAACTAAAGAAGCAATCATCTGTTTATAAAATGCGTTTTAAAATGCTGATTGAAGCGCAACTCGAAATGCTAAAGAGCGATGATTGGGATGAGCTAAGTCAATCAATGGAAGAAGAGCTTATCAAAGAGTAA
- a CDS encoding RluA family pseudouridine synthase, producing MERFEWVITDEQENERIDKLLTTFDESWSRTQIQQWIKDGHVTVNEKKVKSNYKCQPNDTIVLLLPEPEVLEVEPEEMDLDIVYEDEDVIVVNKPRGMVVHPAPGHYSGTLVNGLMAHCKDLSGINGVIRPGIVHRIDKDTSGLLMVAKNDVAHESLVQQLKDKTTKRLYQAIVHGVIEHNQGTIDAPIGRDKQDRQSMTVTDESSRDAVTHFTVLERYRNYCYVQCQLETGRTHQIRVHMKYIGFPIAGDPKYGPKKTLPIDGQALHAQVLGFTHPRTKEEMLFEAPVPEDMTSLLDFLRKSD from the coding sequence ATGGAACGTTTTGAATGGGTTATTACAGATGAACAAGAGAATGAACGAATTGACAAATTGCTAACAACATTTGATGAGTCATGGTCACGAACACAAATTCAACAATGGATTAAAGACGGCCATGTAACTGTTAATGAAAAAAAAGTAAAGAGCAATTACAAGTGTCAACCTAACGATACGATCGTGCTACTTCTGCCAGAACCAGAAGTGCTTGAAGTTGAGCCTGAAGAGATGGACTTAGATATTGTTTATGAGGATGAGGATGTTATTGTCGTTAATAAACCGAGGGGAATGGTGGTTCACCCGGCACCAGGTCATTATTCAGGGACATTAGTGAATGGACTTATGGCACATTGCAAGGACTTATCAGGAATTAATGGTGTGATTCGTCCAGGGATTGTCCATCGGATTGATAAGGATACTTCAGGGCTATTGATGGTAGCAAAAAATGACGTAGCACACGAATCGTTAGTTCAGCAATTAAAAGATAAAACAACGAAACGACTTTATCAAGCGATTGTTCACGGGGTCATCGAGCATAACCAAGGAACGATTGATGCGCCAATTGGACGTGATAAACAAGATCGCCAAAGCATGACAGTGACCGATGAAAGCAGTCGAGATGCTGTGACACACTTTACTGTACTTGAGCGTTATCGTAATTATTGTTATGTTCAATGTCAACTAGAAACGGGTCGTACGCATCAAATTCGTGTTCATATGAAGTACATCGGCTTTCCAATTGCAGGAGACCCAAAGTATGGCCCGAAAAAAACATTACCAATTGATGGCCAAGCCCTGCACGCACAAGTTCTTGGTTTTACTCATCCAAGAACGAAAGAAGAGATGCTTTTCGAAGCGCCTGTTCCAGAGGATATGACATCGCTGTTAGACTTTTTACGAAAAAGTGATTGA
- the lspA gene encoding signal peptidase II yields MEIGGEILLYYLIAFIIIIIDQVTKWIIDVTMEIGESFTIIDQFLFITSHRNQGAAFGILQGQMWFFYVVTVLVIGIIVYYIKKEARNNRSLGIGLGLVLGGAIGNFIDRLFRQEVIDFIDVLIINYDFAIFNIADSALVIGVGIIMIYVLLEERRTKEKS; encoded by the coding sequence ATGGAGATCGGAGGAGAAATCTTGCTTTATTATTTAATTGCATTCATTATTATAATCATCGATCAGGTGACAAAGTGGATTATTGATGTGACAATGGAGATTGGGGAGAGCTTCACAATCATTGATCAATTCTTGTTTATTACTTCTCATCGTAATCAAGGAGCAGCATTTGGGATTCTCCAAGGGCAGATGTGGTTCTTTTATGTGGTGACGGTTTTAGTTATTGGGATCATTGTATACTATATAAAAAAAGAAGCAAGAAACAATCGTAGTTTAGGCATTGGTTTAGGTTTAGTATTAGGTGGTGCGATCGGAAATTTTATTGATCGTTTATTTAGACAAGAGGTTATCGACTTTATTGATGTACTTATTATCAACTATGATTTTGCGATTTTTAATATTGCGGATTCAGCATTAGTCATTGGTGTTGGTATCATTATGATTTATGTGCTTCTTGAAGAACGCCGAACAAAGGAGAAAAGTTAA
- a CDS encoding RNA-binding protein, whose product MSIYQHFREEERAFVDQVLQWKDDVSSRFIDRVTDFLDPREQDIVRSVIGHDEDVRLSFWGGTRFSERKRAYLSPPYLESTEDVFALCLFQVDYPKKFVTLEHRDVLGALMGLGIKREKFGDILMKDNLIQVVVAAEIADFVEMNVESIGKAKARLQRIEANEQLSIEEEWDEEVTTLSSLRLDVVLAEMYHLSRTKVTPFIQKKLVKVNWRTVEQPSFQLDEGDYLSVRGLGRSKLLSIEGKTKKGKWRVSVGKRK is encoded by the coding sequence ATGAGTATTTATCAGCACTTCCGTGAAGAAGAGCGTGCATTTGTTGACCAAGTGTTACAATGGAAAGATGACGTCAGTTCACGTTTTATCGATAGAGTAACGGATTTTCTAGACCCGCGTGAACAAGACATTGTCAGAAGTGTGATTGGACATGATGAGGATGTTCGCCTCTCCTTTTGGGGAGGCACTCGTTTTTCCGAACGGAAAAGAGCGTATCTGTCCCCTCCTTATTTGGAGTCCACCGAAGACGTTTTCGCTTTATGCTTGTTTCAGGTTGACTATCCGAAGAAGTTTGTCACACTAGAACATCGTGATGTTCTAGGGGCACTTATGGGGCTAGGTATAAAACGAGAGAAATTTGGTGATATTTTGATGAAGGACAATCTCATCCAAGTCGTCGTAGCAGCTGAGATTGCTGACTTTGTTGAAATGAATGTTGAATCAATCGGAAAGGCTAAGGCTCGACTACAACGGATTGAGGCTAATGAGCAATTGAGTATAGAAGAGGAGTGGGATGAGGAAGTGACGACCCTTTCCTCTTTACGATTAGATGTTGTTTTAGCAGAGATGTATCACCTGTCGCGCACGAAGGTTACTCCGTTTATTCAAAAAAAACTTGTGAAAGTGAATTGGAGAACGGTTGAACAACCCTCTTTTCAATTGGATGAAGGGGACTATCTATCTGTCCGTGGTCTTGGTCGCAGTAAACTTTTGTCTATTGAAGGCAAAACGAAAAAAGGAAAATGGCGGGTTTCTGTTGGGAAACGGAAATGA
- a CDS encoding YggT family protein, with translation MQGIGSLILLLLQLYSYMIIAYILMSWFPNARESSIGQFLGSIVEPYLAPFRKFIPPLGMIDISPIVAILALSFARYGVVAIFM, from the coding sequence ATGCAAGGAATTGGTTCATTAATTTTATTATTATTGCAATTGTATTCGTACATGATTATTGCGTACATTTTGATGTCTTGGTTTCCGAATGCTAGAGAATCAAGTATCGGACAATTTCTCGGTTCAATCGTAGAACCTTATTTGGCTCCATTTCGAAAGTTCATTCCGCCACTCGGGATGATTGATATATCGCCAATCGTAGCCATCTTAGCGCTTTCGTTTGCACGTTACGGTGTCGTTGCGATCTTTATGTAG
- the sigG gene encoding RNA polymerase sporulation sigma factor SigG: MTRNKVEICGVDTSKLPVLKNKEMRELFEQLQNGDTSAREELVSGNLRLVLSVIQRFNNRGEYVDDLFQVGCIGLMKSIDNFDLSQNVKFSTYAVPMIIGEIRRYLRDNNPIRVSRSLRDIAYKALQVRDNLMNEKSRDREPTVQEISKVLDVPKEDVVFALDAIQDPVSLFEPIYNDGGDPIYVMDQISDDKQKDVNWVEEIAIKEAMVRLNEREKMILDMRFFQGKTQMEVADEIGISQAQVSRLEKAAIQQMNKHAHS; the protein is encoded by the coding sequence TTGACACGAAATAAAGTTGAAATTTGTGGAGTTGACACATCAAAATTACCAGTACTAAAGAACAAGGAAATGAGGGAGTTATTCGAACAACTTCAAAATGGTGATACGTCTGCAAGAGAAGAGCTTGTAAGTGGAAATCTTCGGTTAGTCTTAAGCGTGATACAACGCTTTAATAATCGAGGTGAATATGTTGATGACCTTTTTCAGGTCGGTTGTATAGGTTTGATGAAATCGATTGACAACTTTGATTTAAGTCAAAATGTAAAATTCTCTACCTATGCAGTTCCGATGATCATCGGTGAAATTCGTCGCTATTTACGTGATAATAACCCGATTCGTGTATCAAGGTCATTGCGTGATATCGCTTATAAGGCTTTGCAGGTTAGGGACAACCTCATGAATGAAAAATCAAGAGACCGAGAACCAACGGTACAAGAAATTTCAAAAGTGTTAGATGTTCCTAAGGAAGATGTTGTTTTTGCACTGGATGCGATCCAAGATCCAGTATCCTTATTTGAGCCGATTTATAATGATGGTGGAGACCCAATTTATGTGATGGATCAGATCAGTGATGATAAGCAAAAAGATGTTAATTGGGTAGAAGAAATAGCGATTAAAGAAGCAATGGTTCGTTTAAATGAACGTGAAAAAATGATTCTTGATATGCGCTTTTTCCAAGGAAAAACACAAATGGAAGTCGCCGATGAAATCGGGATATCGCAAGCGCAAGTATCAAGATTAGAAAAAGCGGCCATTCAACAAATGAATAAACATGCGCACAGTTGA